One window from the genome of Bacillus rossius redtenbacheri isolate Brsri chromosome 10, Brsri_v3, whole genome shotgun sequence encodes:
- the LOC134535782 gene encoding uncharacterized protein LOC134535782, whose protein sequence is MMEHSKQYYAKISKYELNKCKVITKTLRVCRQTFPLINTYAREDCAAKLLYTTGPIPSNCVKKIVELKQTLWIQLEHNEWLYIAPDKEKITIVCDQTGPFDATVEDTGKLKFISACKGYGTNIFISSQLELTTNTSTKDVIPKINLDIDCCDETNYKVTLEKLKTKLHLKPTITRLDDLKIAGHKIEEVEHMINEEEWKIKHTNVISRVSVMSYIIIISLSCILCIYCCIKCGCCKTIVGNCYKRCKDGDCCNCKTICFKPTIVNTYRPRESNELVHSVNERQLEERIELRGNSLRRTQTSR, encoded by the coding sequence TAACTAAAACTCTTAGAGTGTGTAGACAAACCTTTCCATTGATCAATACTTATGCACGGGAAGATTGTGCAGCCAAATTATTGTATACTACAGGTCCTATACCTAGCAATTGTGTTAAGAAAATAGTAGAGCTAAAGCAGACCCTTTGGATTCAGCTAGAGCACAATGAATGGTTATATATTGCGCcagataaagaaaaaattactatAGTTTGCGATCAAACTGGACCTTTTGACGCAACAGTGGAAGACACTggcaaacttaagtttataagtgCATGTAAAGGTTACGGTACCAACATCTTTATATCCTCCCAACTGGAGTTAACTACTAACACTAGCACAAAAGATGTTATTCCCAAAATAAATCTTGACATAGATTGTTGTGATGAAACAAACTATAAAGTAACACttgagaaattaaaaacaaagttacATTTGAAACCTACAATAACTCGGTTAGACGATTTGAAGATTGCCGGTCACAAAATAGAGGAAGTAGAACATATGATAAATGAAGaggaatggaaaataaaacacacaaacgTGATTTCACGAGTATCTGTAATGTCCTATATCATTATCATATCATTAagttgtattttatgtatatattgttgTATAAAATGTGGATGTTGTAAAACTATTGTCGGTAATTGCTACAAGAGGTGTAAGGACGGTGATTGCTGTAATTGTAAAACCATATGTTTTAAACCAACAATTGTAAACACATACAGACCTAGGGAAAGCAATGAGCTGGTCCATTCCGTTAACGAAAGACAGCTAGAGGAAAGGATCGAATTGAGAGGAAACAGTTTACGGAGAACTCAGACTAGTCGTTGA